Proteins found in one Rhodovulum sp. MB263 genomic segment:
- a CDS encoding FtsX-like permease family protein, translating into MIQFVLADLKRFRLGSAVVVLLIALAVALGTTITLQERAFRLGSARAAEKFDLIVGAPGSATQLVLSSVFLQPAALPLMPGDTLIALTEDPRVAWAAPIGFGDFVAGHPMIGTTTTLIEHTATGFAEGRIFAAEGEAVIGSAVDMELGDRLVPTHGLIAEGGHAHAGIAYRVTGRLAPTGTPWDRAILVPIQAVWHVHGLGEDHDHDEARHEEAEHDEGHDHGHDHAAEGHDDAVALVSAGTGDHDHDHDHDHDHDHDHDHDHDHDHDHDHDHDHDHDHDDAQENGTHKADEAHQPHGGATFDPEAPLDENWQAGDPPGLPAILVKPRSIADAYLLRQAYRQPGQTLAVFPAEILTGLYALLGDARRVLVAVAIGAQVLVAAALLLVTVIQVGQRRRQIAALRAFGAPRGAVFGIVWLEMALLFGTGILCGFGLGYAAAEALSQGFARARGFPLPVAFARSDLWSLALLTLAAALLSALPAWIAYRQPPVAALRD; encoded by the coding sequence GTGATCCAGTTCGTTCTGGCCGATCTGAAACGTTTCCGTCTTGGCTCGGCAGTGGTCGTGCTGCTGATCGCGCTGGCGGTCGCGCTCGGGACCACGATCACCCTGCAGGAGCGCGCCTTCCGGCTGGGCAGCGCCCGCGCCGCGGAAAAGTTCGACCTGATCGTCGGCGCGCCGGGCAGCGCGACGCAGCTGGTGCTGTCCTCGGTCTTCCTGCAGCCCGCGGCCCTGCCGCTGATGCCGGGCGACACGCTGATCGCCCTGACCGAAGACCCGCGCGTGGCCTGGGCCGCACCGATCGGCTTCGGCGATTTCGTCGCCGGTCATCCGATGATCGGCACCACCACCACGCTGATCGAGCACACGGCGACGGGCTTTGCCGAGGGCCGGATCTTCGCAGCCGAAGGCGAGGCGGTGATCGGCTCGGCGGTCGACATGGAGCTGGGCGACAGGCTGGTCCCGACCCATGGCCTGATCGCCGAGGGCGGCCATGCCCATGCCGGGATCGCCTATCGCGTGACCGGGCGGCTCGCGCCCACCGGCACGCCCTGGGACCGCGCCATCCTGGTGCCGATCCAGGCGGTCTGGCATGTCCACGGGCTGGGCGAGGATCACGACCACGACGAAGCCCGGCATGAAGAGGCCGAGCATGACGAGGGCCATGACCACGGGCATGATCATGCGGCAGAGGGTCATGACGACGCCGTGGCTCTGGTCAGCGCAGGGACCGGCGACCACGACCACGACCACGACCACGACCACGACCACGACCACGACCACGACCACGACCACGACCACGACCACGACCACGACCACGACCACGACCACGACCACGACCACGACGATGCGCAGGAAAACGGAACGCACAAGGCGGATGAGGCGCACCAGCCCCATGGCGGCGCCACCTTCGACCCGGAGGCCCCGCTTGACGAGAATTGGCAGGCGGGAGACCCGCCGGGCCTGCCCGCGATCCTGGTCAAGCCGCGCAGCATTGCCGATGCCTATCTGCTGCGGCAGGCCTACCGGCAGCCGGGGCAGACGCTTGCGGTATTTCCGGCCGAGATCCTGACCGGGCTTTACGCGCTGCTTGGCGATGCCAGACGGGTTCTGGTCGCGGTCGCGATCGGCGCGCAGGTGCTGGTGGCTGCGGCCCTGCTTCTGGTCACCGTGATCCAGGTCGGCCAGAGACGCCGGCAGATCGCGGCGCTCCGGGCCTTCGGCGCGCCACGGGGCGCGGTTTTCGGAATCGTCTGGCTTGAAATGGCGCTGCTCTTCGGCACCGGCATCCTGTGCGGCTTCGGCCTCGGCTATGCCGCGGCAGAGGCGCTGTCGCAAGGCTTTGCCCGCGCGCGCGGCTTTCCGCTGCCGGTCGCATTCGCGCGCAGCGATCTGTGGTCCCTGGCTCTGCTGACGCTGGCCGCGGCGCTGCTTTCG
- a CDS encoding ABC transporter ATP-binding protein — protein MPGLRLSAVSVAYPGLAAPVLDIPALDIPAGSRIAVTGPSGSGKSTLVNVLAGLILPRAGQVIWDGTDIAALSEGARDRWRGANLGLVMQEFHLFPGLSALDNVLLPARLARVADQAMTARARALLAEVGLARPGQPVETMSRGEMQRVAVARALLRRPGIIVADEPTASLDPESGAAIAGLLLDLAESAGATLIVVSHDRRLSARLDRELSLAGGAILTDDLREGALP, from the coding sequence ATGCCCGGTCTTCGCCTCTCTGCCGTCTCTGTCGCCTATCCGGGGCTTGCCGCCCCGGTGCTCGACATCCCCGCGCTCGATATTCCCGCAGGCAGCCGCATCGCGGTGACCGGCCCCTCGGGCTCGGGCAAGTCGACGCTGGTCAATGTGCTGGCCGGGCTGATCCTGCCCCGGGCCGGCCAAGTGATCTGGGACGGAACCGACATCGCCGCCTTGTCCGAAGGCGCGCGCGACCGCTGGCGCGGCGCCAATCTGGGCCTCGTCATGCAGGAGTTCCACCTGTTCCCGGGGCTCTCGGCGCTCGACAACGTGCTTCTGCCCGCGCGGCTCGCGCGGGTCGCCGATCAGGCGATGACGGCCCGCGCCCGCGCCCTTCTGGCCGAGGTCGGCCTGGCCCGGCCCGGCCAGCCGGTCGAGACCATGTCGCGCGGCGAGATGCAGCGCGTGGCGGTGGCCCGCGCCCTTCTGCGCCGGCCGGGCATCATCGTCGCCGACGAGCCCACAGCCAGCCTCGATCCCGAAAGCGGCGCGGCCATCGCCGGGCTGCTGCTCGATCTGGCCGAAAGCGCGGGCGCGACGCTGATCGTGGTCTCGCATGATCGCCGCCTGAGCGCGCGGCTCGACCGCGAGCTGAGCCTGGCCGGGGGCGCGATCCTCACCGATGACCTCCGCGAAGGAGCCTTGCCGTGA
- a CDS encoding alkaline phosphatase yields MRTLLSALAATTLLAGAAQATAIYPLDRATILVSSPFDFKIELDAVHPEAEIAVTVNGRPYAETFGTSAEYVAEEKGEDDAVLGSALILRDLALAEPGSYTVEVRAGDETRTVTWEVYATPEAPQAKNIIFFVGDGLSVAHRTAARIMSKGMTEGKADGRLAMDDLDHMAFIGTSSTHSVATDSANTMSAYMTGHKARVNALGVYADRTPPTQDDPRVETIAEALRRMTAKSIGVVTTSELEDATPAAVVAHTRKRGDKADIVGMFHDVQPEVMLGGGSAYFLKSDIPGSKRKDATDYVGLFREAGYTLATDAAGLEAARDTNSGKILGLFHTGNMDTKLDRSFLHQGTVGKFPDQPGLVEMTEAALDQLSKNEDGFFLMVEGASIDKMSHPMDWDRAVIDTIEFDQAIAAARAFAETHPDTLIVVTGDHTHGVSVIGTIDDDKPGTEMREKVGTYDAAGFPTYTDADGDGYPDRIDVSRRLAIFSSNFPDYYETWRPKMDGPFEPSVKNEKGEYVANEAYKDIPGAVLRVGNLPRSADTAVHAVDDVVLQATGPGAEAFKGYMEQSDVYKVLAETFALGAVRK; encoded by the coding sequence ATGCGAACTCTGCTATCCGCGCTCGCCGCCACCACCCTTCTCGCCGGGGCGGCGCAGGCCACCGCGATTTATCCGCTCGACCGGGCGACGATCCTCGTCTCCTCGCCCTTCGACTTCAAGATCGAGCTCGATGCCGTTCATCCCGAAGCGGAAATCGCCGTTACCGTGAATGGCAGACCCTATGCCGAAACGTTCGGCACCAGCGCCGAATACGTGGCCGAGGAGAAGGGCGAGGACGACGCGGTGCTGGGCTCGGCGCTGATCCTGCGCGACCTGGCCCTGGCCGAGCCCGGCAGCTACACCGTCGAGGTCAGGGCCGGCGACGAGACCAGGACCGTCACCTGGGAGGTCTATGCCACGCCCGAGGCGCCGCAGGCCAAAAACATCATCTTCTTCGTCGGCGACGGACTTTCGGTCGCGCACCGGACCGCGGCGCGGATCATGTCGAAGGGCATGACCGAGGGCAAGGCGGATGGCCGGCTGGCGATGGACGATCTCGACCACATGGCCTTCATCGGCACCTCCTCGACCCATTCGGTCGCGACCGACTCGGCCAACACGATGTCGGCCTACATGACCGGCCACAAGGCCCGGGTGAACGCGCTGGGCGTCTATGCCGACCGCACGCCCCCGACCCAGGACGACCCCAGGGTCGAAACCATCGCCGAGGCGCTCCGCCGCATGACGGCCAAGTCGATCGGTGTCGTCACCACCTCCGAGCTCGAGGATGCGACCCCCGCTGCCGTCGTCGCCCATACCCGCAAGCGCGGCGACAAGGCCGATATCGTCGGCATGTTCCATGACGTCCAGCCCGAGGTCATGCTGGGCGGCGGCTCGGCCTATTTCCTCAAATCCGACATCCCCGGCTCGAAACGCAAGGACGCTACCGACTATGTCGGACTGTTCCGCGAGGCGGGCTACACGCTCGCGACCGATGCTGCCGGGCTCGAGGCCGCGCGCGACACCAACAGCGGCAAGATCCTCGGGCTGTTCCATACCGGCAACATGGATACCAAGCTCGACCGCAGCTTCCTGCACCAGGGCACCGTCGGCAAGTTCCCCGACCAGCCCGGCCTGGTCGAGATGACCGAAGCCGCGCTCGATCAGCTGTCGAAAAACGAGGACGGCTTCTTCCTGATGGTCGAGGGCGCCTCGATCGACAAGATGTCCCATCCGATGGACTGGGACCGCGCCGTCATCGACACCATCGAGTTCGATCAGGCCATCGCCGCCGCCCGCGCCTTTGCCGAGACCCATCCCGACACGCTGATCGTGGTCACCGGCGACCATACCCATGGCGTCTCGGTGATCGGCACCATCGACGACGACAAGCCCGGCACCGAGATGCGCGAGAAGGTCGGCACCTATGACGCCGCGGGCTTCCCGACCTACACCGATGCCGATGGCGACGGCTATCCCGACCGGATCGACGTGTCGCGGCGGCTGGCGATCTTCTCGAGCAACTTCCCCGATTACTACGAGACCTGGCGGCCCAAGATGGACGGCCCGTTCGAGCCTTCGGTGAAGAACGAGAAGGGCGAATATGTCGCCAACGAGGCCTACAAGGACATCCCCGGCGCGGTGCTGAGGGTCGGCAACCTGCCGAGATCGGCCGATACGGCGGTGCATGCGGTCGATGACGTCGTGCTGCAGGCGACCGGTCCCGGCGCCGAGGCGTTCAAGGGCTACATGGAACAGTCGGACGTCTACAAGGTGCTGGCCGAGACCTTCGCGCTGGGCGCCGTCCGGAAGTGA
- a CDS encoding SRPBCC family protein translates to MARAYASAVIPAPIEKVWEILRDFNGLPSWHPAIERSEIEDGLRADTVGAVRSFHLAGGGGHVREKLLSLDDSAFTLSYSFVKPAFPVENYIARIALFPVSETGETFALWEAEFDEAPEDRGKYGPVISEGVFAAGWAALKRQLG, encoded by the coding sequence ATGGCCAGGGCCTATGCCAGCGCGGTGATCCCCGCGCCCATCGAGAAGGTCTGGGAGATCCTGCGCGACTTCAACGGGCTGCCCAGCTGGCATCCGGCGATCGAGCGCAGCGAGATCGAGGACGGGCTCCGCGCCGATACCGTCGGCGCCGTCCGCTCCTTCCATCTGGCGGGCGGCGGCGGGCATGTGCGCGAAAAGCTGCTGTCGCTCGACGACAGCGCTTTCACGCTCAGCTACAGCTTCGTCAAGCCGGCCTTCCCGGTCGAGAACTACATCGCCCGGATCGCGCTTTTCCCGGTCTCCGAGACCGGCGAGACCTTCGCCCTCTGGGAAGCGGAGTTCGACGAGGCGCCGGAAGACCGCGGCAAATACGGCCCGGTGATTTCCGAGGGCGTCTTCGCCGCGGGCTGGGCCGCGCTCAAACGCCAGCTCGGCTGA
- a CDS encoding phosphoenolpyruvate hydrolase family protein, whose amino-acid sequence MARFERKDLLEKFRGMIAEGRPIIGGGAGTGLSAKCEEAGGIDLIVIYNSGRYRMAGRGSLAGLLAYGNANEIVVEMAREVLPVARNTPVLAGVNGTDPFCNFDPFLDQLKAIGFSGIQNFPTVGLIDGTFRQNLEETGMGYGLEVDLVALARSKDMLTTPYVFDTDQAKAMAEAGADIVVAHMGLTTGGAIGADTAISLEDSAVKVQSIAEAALSVRKDVIVLCHGGPISMPEDATYVLSNAPDCHGFYGASSMERLPTETALIDQTRRFKTITRG is encoded by the coding sequence ATGGCCCGGTTCGAACGCAAGGATCTGCTGGAGAAATTTCGGGGCATGATCGCCGAGGGCCGCCCGATCATCGGCGGCGGCGCAGGCACCGGCCTCTCGGCCAAATGCGAGGAAGCCGGCGGCATCGACCTGATCGTGATCTACAATTCGGGCCGCTACCGGATGGCGGGCCGGGGCTCGCTGGCCGGGCTTCTGGCCTATGGCAATGCCAATGAGATCGTCGTCGAGATGGCCCGAGAGGTGCTGCCGGTGGCCAGGAACACCCCGGTTCTGGCCGGTGTGAACGGCACCGATCCGTTCTGCAACTTCGACCCGTTTCTCGACCAGTTGAAGGCCATCGGCTTCTCGGGCATCCAGAACTTCCCGACCGTGGGGCTGATCGACGGCACCTTCCGCCAGAACCTCGAGGAAACCGGCATGGGCTACGGGCTCGAGGTCGATCTGGTGGCGCTGGCGCGCTCGAAGGACATGCTGACCACGCCCTATGTCTTCGACACCGATCAGGCCAAGGCCATGGCCGAGGCGGGCGCCGATATCGTGGTGGCGCATATGGGCCTGACCACGGGCGGCGCCATCGGGGCCGATACCGCGATCTCGCTGGAAGACAGCGCCGTCAAGGTCCAGTCCATTGCCGAGGCCGCGCTGAGCGTGCGCAAGGACGTGATCGTGCTGTGTCATGGCGGGCCGATCTCGATGCCCGAGGACGCAACCTATGTGCTGTCGAACGCGCCCGACTGCCACGGCTTCTACGGCGCCTCCAGCATGGAGCGGCTGCCGACCGAAACCGCGCTGATCGACCAGACGCGGCGGTTCAAGACCATCACCCGAGGCTGA
- a CDS encoding Tm-1-like ATP-binding domain-containing protein — MTKKVFVVGTFDTKGRELAHVAGLVADQGLGVVKVDLSTSSDHRSTADVTPAEVAACHPEGTGAVLTGDRGSAVAGMAAAFEAFVATRDDIGAMISLGGSGGTALVAPGMRALPVGVPKLIVSTLASGNVAPYVGPSDITMMPSVTDVAGLNRISRVILGNAARAIAGMAKAAPEEAGDDRPAVGLTMFGVTTPCVTHLTERLEAEVDPIVFHATGTGGQAMEKLVDSGMISSVIDTTTTEICDLLFGGILAATEDRLGAIARTGIPYVGSCGALDMVNFGARATVPERYAHRLFYQHNPQITLMRTTPDECRQMGEWIGTRLNACKGPVRFLLPGGGLSMLDAPGMPFELIEARNALFDALEATVEQTPDRRLIRLPHNINDEAFSDALYIHWKEIA; from the coding sequence GTGACGAAAAAGGTCTTCGTCGTCGGAACTTTCGACACCAAGGGTCGCGAGCTCGCGCATGTCGCAGGGCTTGTGGCCGATCAGGGGCTCGGCGTGGTCAAGGTCGACCTCTCGACCTCATCGGACCATCGCAGCACTGCCGATGTAACCCCGGCCGAGGTGGCGGCCTGCCACCCCGAGGGCACGGGCGCGGTGCTGACGGGCGACCGCGGCTCGGCCGTGGCCGGGATGGCGGCGGCCTTCGAGGCCTTCGTCGCGACCCGTGACGATATCGGCGCGATGATCTCGCTTGGCGGCTCGGGCGGGACCGCGCTGGTCGCGCCCGGCATGCGCGCGCTGCCCGTGGGCGTGCCCAAGCTGATCGTCTCGACGCTGGCTTCGGGCAATGTGGCGCCCTATGTGGGCCCCTCCGACATCACCATGATGCCGTCGGTCACCGATGTCGCGGGCCTCAACCGGATCTCGCGGGTGATCCTCGGCAATGCAGCCCGCGCCATCGCGGGCATGGCAAAGGCCGCCCCCGAGGAAGCGGGCGACGACCGTCCCGCAGTCGGGCTGACCATGTTCGGCGTCACCACGCCCTGCGTCACCCATCTGACCGAGCGGCTCGAGGCCGAGGTCGATCCCATCGTCTTCCATGCCACCGGCACCGGCGGTCAGGCGATGGAAAAGCTTGTCGATTCCGGCATGATCTCGTCGGTCATCGACACCACCACGACCGAGATCTGCGATCTGCTCTTCGGCGGCATCCTGGCCGCGACCGAGGACCGGCTGGGGGCTATCGCCCGCACCGGAATTCCCTATGTCGGCTCCTGCGGTGCGCTCGACATGGTCAATTTCGGCGCGCGCGCGACAGTGCCCGAGCGCTATGCCCACCGGCTTTTCTATCAGCACAATCCCCAGATCACCCTGATGCGGACCACGCCCGACGAATGCCGCCAGATGGGAGAATGGATCGGAACCCGGCTGAATGCCTGCAAAGGGCCGGTGCGTTTCCTGCTGCCCGGGGGCGGCCTGTCGATGCTGGACGCGCCCGGCATGCCCTTCGAGCTGATCGAAGCCCGCAACGCGCTGTTCGACGCCCTCGAGGCCACGGTCGAGCAGACCCCGGACCGGCGGCTGATCCGGCTACCCCACAATATCAATGACGAGGCGTTCTCGGACGCGCTGTACATCCACTGGAAGGAGATCGCCTGA
- a CDS encoding ABC transporter ATP-binding protein has protein sequence MTAPVVVADHLARHYEVGGGMFSKPGLVRALSEASFSIEAGKTLAVVGESGCGKSTLARLITLIEEPTSGSLTLDGRPATPENWRSLRSSVQIVFQDPYGSLNLRHRIGTILEEPLKINRPDMSAKERAEKAREMMRLVGLRPEHYDRFPHMFSGGQRQRIAVARALMLEPKLLVLDEPVSALDLSIQSQVLNLLLDLQERMDLAYLFISHDLSVVRHVADDVMVMYLGRPVEFGTKDDVFANPRHPYTKALLSATPTTEPDPERQRIKLQGELPSPLAIPDGCPFAPRCWKAETRCRESRPELAGAPHAAACFFPEGV, from the coding sequence ATGACCGCCCCTGTCGTTGTCGCCGATCACCTCGCCCGCCATTACGAAGTGGGCGGCGGGATGTTCTCGAAGCCCGGCCTCGTGCGCGCGCTGTCCGAGGCGAGCTTCTCGATCGAGGCCGGCAAGACGCTGGCGGTCGTGGGCGAGTCGGGCTGCGGCAAGTCCACCCTGGCACGGCTGATCACGCTGATCGAGGAGCCGACCTCGGGCAGCCTCACCCTCGACGGCCGTCCGGCCACGCCCGAGAACTGGCGCAGCCTGCGCTCGAGCGTGCAGATCGTGTTCCAGGACCCCTACGGCTCGCTCAATCTGCGCCACCGGATCGGCACGATCCTCGAAGAGCCCCTGAAGATCAACCGCCCCGACATGAGCGCGAAGGAGCGGGCCGAGAAGGCGCGCGAGATGATGCGGCTGGTCGGGCTGCGCCCCGAGCATTACGACCGCTTTCCGCACATGTTCTCGGGCGGGCAGCGGCAACGGATCGCGGTCGCCCGCGCGCTGATGCTGGAACCCAAGCTTCTGGTGCTGGACGAGCCGGTCTCGGCGCTCGATCTGTCGATCCAGAGCCAGGTGCTGAACCTGCTGCTCGATCTGCAGGAACGCATGGATCTGGCCTATCTCTTCATCTCGCATGACCTCTCGGTGGTGCGCCATGTCGCCGACGATGTCATGGTGATGTATCTCGGCCGCCCGGTCGAGTTCGGCACCAAGGACGATGTCTTCGCCAATCCGCGCCACCCCTATACCAAGGCGCTGCTCTCGGCCACGCCCACGACCGAGCCCGACCCCGAGCGGCAGCGGATCAAGCTGCAGGGCGAGCTGCCGTCGCCGCTGGCGATCCCCGATGGCTGCCCCTTCGCGCCGCGCTGCTGGAAGGCCGAGACCCGCTGCCGCGAGAGCCGCCCCGAGCTTGCGGGCGCGCCCCATGCGGCCGCCTGTTTCTTCCCCGAAGGCGTCTGA
- a CDS encoding ABC transporter ATP-binding protein, whose amino-acid sequence MALLSIRNLSVEFSTAGGPFRAVDGVDVTVDKGEILAIVGESGSGKSVSMMALMGLLPWTARITADEMSFDGIDLRSLTPRQRRRVIGRDISMIFQEPMTSLNPCFTAGFQIKETLRQHLKLDRRARHARAIELMEMVGIPDPERRLNAFPHQLSGGMSQRVMIAMALACEPRLLIADEPTTALDVTIQAQILDLLRGLQGRTGMALILITHDMGVVAETAERVQVQYAGQKVEEQPVRALFETPHHPYTAALLAALPERATERRLPTIPGVVPGQFDRPEGCLFSPRCRFADERCHRTAPSVQPPGLGLARCHYPLASTTEETAR is encoded by the coding sequence ATGGCGCTCCTGTCCATCCGTAACCTTTCCGTGGAATTCTCGACCGCAGGCGGCCCGTTCCGCGCCGTCGACGGGGTCGACGTGACCGTCGACAAGGGCGAGATCCTGGCCATCGTCGGCGAAAGCGGCTCGGGCAAGTCGGTCTCGATGATGGCACTGATGGGGCTTCTGCCCTGGACCGCGCGCATCACCGCCGACGAGATGAGCTTCGATGGCATCGACCTGCGCAGCCTCACGCCGCGCCAGCGGCGCCGGGTGATCGGCCGCGACATCTCGATGATCTTCCAGGAGCCGATGACCTCGCTCAATCCCTGCTTCACCGCCGGATTCCAGATCAAGGAGACGCTGCGCCAGCACCTCAAGCTCGACCGCCGCGCCCGCCATGCCCGCGCCATCGAGCTGATGGAGATGGTCGGCATCCCCGATCCCGAGCGTCGGCTGAACGCCTTCCCGCACCAGCTTTCGGGCGGCATGAGCCAGCGGGTGATGATCGCCATGGCGCTGGCCTGCGAGCCGCGCCTGCTGATCGCGGACGAACCCACCACCGCGCTCGACGTCACGATCCAGGCCCAGATCCTCGATCTGCTGCGCGGCCTGCAGGGCCGGACCGGCATGGCGCTGATCCTGATCACCCATGACATGGGCGTCGTCGCCGAGACCGCCGAGCGGGTGCAGGTGCAATATGCCGGCCAGAAGGTCGAGGAACAGCCGGTCCGCGCGCTTTTCGAAACCCCGCACCACCCCTATACCGCGGCGCTTCTGGCCGCCCTGCCCGAACGCGCGACCGAGCGCCGGCTGCCGACGATCCCGGGCGTCGTGCCGGGCCAGTTCGACCGGCCCGAGGGCTGCCTGTTCTCGCCGCGCTGCCGCTTTGCCGACGAGCGCTGCCACCGTACCGCGCCGTCCGTCCAGCCCCCCGGGCTCGGGCTGGCCCGCTGTCATTATCCGCTCGCGAGCACAACCGAGGAGACCGCCCGATGA
- a CDS encoding ABC transporter permease subunit, translating to MADTTADAPRAAAPQRPGRLKEFWRYFRENRGAVIGLYVFVFFVLLALGADIIAPHDPTQQFRAHTLMPPFWTAEGSWSFPLGTDPLGRDILSRLLHGARYSFFVGLVVVVLAASTGILIGLIAGFAPKWLDTVIMRLMDIILSFPSLLLALVLVAILGPSLVNAMIAIAVVLQPHYVRLTRAAVMSERTRDYVTSAKVAGAGLGRLMFITVLPNCLAPIIVQMALSFSNAILDVAALGFLGMGAQPPTPEWGTMLAEAREFILRAWWVVTFPGLAILITVLSINLMGDGLRDALDPKLKRS from the coding sequence ATGGCCGACACGACCGCCGATGCGCCCCGCGCAGCAGCCCCGCAACGTCCCGGCCGCCTCAAGGAATTCTGGCGCTATTTCCGCGAGAACCGCGGCGCGGTGATCGGACTTTACGTTTTCGTCTTCTTCGTTCTGCTGGCACTCGGCGCCGACATCATCGCTCCGCATGACCCGACCCAGCAGTTCCGCGCGCATACGCTGATGCCGCCCTTCTGGACCGCCGAGGGCAGCTGGAGCTTTCCGCTCGGCACCGATCCCCTGGGCCGCGACATCCTCTCGCGGCTCCTGCACGGGGCGCGCTATTCCTTCTTCGTCGGCCTCGTCGTGGTGGTGCTGGCCGCCTCGACCGGCATCCTGATCGGCCTGATCGCAGGCTTCGCGCCGAAATGGCTCGACACCGTCATCATGCGGCTGATGGACATCATCCTGTCCTTCCCCTCGCTTCTGCTGGCGCTGGTGCTGGTGGCGATCCTCGGCCCCTCCCTTGTGAACGCGATGATCGCCATCGCCGTGGTGCTGCAGCCCCATTACGTGCGCCTCACCCGCGCCGCGGTGATGAGCGAGCGGACCCGCGACTATGTCACCTCGGCCAAGGTCGCGGGCGCGGGGCTGGGGCGGCTGATGTTCATCACCGTGCTGCCAAACTGCCTGGCACCGATCATCGTGCAGATGGCGCTGAGCTTCTCGAACGCGATCCTCGACGTGGCGGCCTTGGGCTTTCTCGGCATGGGCGCGCAGCCGCCGACACCCGAATGGGGCACGATGCTGGCCGAGGCCCGCGAATTCATCCTGCGCGCCTGGTGGGTCGTGACCTTCCCCGGCCTCGCGATCCTGATCACGGTGCTGTCGATCAACCTGATGGGCGACGGGCTGCGCGACGCGCTCGACCCCAAACTGAAGCGGAGCTGA
- a CDS encoding ABC transporter permease subunit has product MLRFFLTRLLTFVPTFVGVTLISFAFIRVLPGDPIIVMAGERGLSEARYQELREQFGFDQPLFVQFWDYLTGILHGDLGMSYVTKKPVWDEFFALFPATVELSLCAIVIAICLGLPAGVIAAVNRGKFFDRALMSTALVGYSMPIFWWALLLIIVFSGTLGWTPVSGRIDLLYYFPDATGFMLIDSLLSGQKGAFASAVEHLILPSIVLATIPLAVIARQTRSAMLEVLGEDYIRTARAKGLAPVRVNGLHALRNALIPVVTVIGLSVGVLLAGAILTETIFSWPGIGKWMVDSIYRRDYPVVQGGLLLIAGMVMIVNLIVDLLYGVINPKIRKR; this is encoded by the coding sequence ATGTTGAGATTTTTCCTGACGAGACTGCTCACCTTCGTCCCGACCTTCGTCGGCGTGACGCTGATCTCGTTCGCCTTCATCCGGGTGCTGCCCGGCGACCCGATCATCGTCATGGCTGGCGAACGTGGCCTTTCCGAGGCACGTTACCAGGAGCTGCGCGAGCAGTTCGGCTTCGACCAGCCGCTGTTTGTGCAGTTCTGGGATTACCTGACCGGTATCCTGCATGGCGATCTCGGCATGAGCTACGTCACCAAGAAACCCGTCTGGGACGAGTTCTTCGCGCTGTTCCCCGCCACCGTCGAGCTGTCGCTCTGCGCCATCGTGATCGCGATCTGCCTCGGCCTTCCGGCGGGCGTGATCGCCGCGGTGAACCGGGGCAAGTTCTTCGACCGGGCGCTGATGTCGACCGCGCTGGTGGGCTATTCGATGCCGATCTTCTGGTGGGCGCTGCTGCTCATCATCGTGTTCTCCGGCACGCTCGGCTGGACCCCGGTCTCGGGCCGGATAGACCTGCTTTACTATTTCCCCGACGCGACCGGCTTCATGCTGATCGACTCGCTTCTGTCGGGTCAGAAGGGCGCCTTCGCCTCGGCGGTCGAGCACCTGATCCTGCCCTCGATCGTGCTGGCCACGATCCCGCTGGCGGTGATCGCCCGGCAGACCCGCTCGGCCATGCTCGAGGTGCTGGGCGAGGACTATATCCGCACCGCGCGGGCCAAGGGACTGGCTCCGGTCCGCGTCAACGGCCTGCATGCGCTGAGAAACGCCCTGATCCCCGTCGTCACCGTGATCGGGCTGTCGGTCGGCGTGCTGCTTGCCGGCGCGATCCTGACCGAGACGATCTTCTCCTGGCCGGGCATTGGCAAGTGGATGGTCGACAGCATCTACCGGCGCGACTACCCCGTCGTGCAGGGAGGGCTGCTGCTCATCGCCGGCATGGTGATGATCGTGAACCTGATCGTCGACCTGCTTTACGGCGTCATCAATCCCAAGATCAGGAAACGCTGA